DNA sequence from the Phaenicophaeus curvirostris isolate KB17595 chromosome 22, BPBGC_Pcur_1.0, whole genome shotgun sequence genome:
TGGAAAGGTCTGAGCAGAATAAGCTGATTCCAACTCTTGCATGAAATTGATAGTGTTCTACCTGTTTCTGCCAGGATGGAATTTGGCTGCCTCTCTCTGTAGAGAACAAGCAGGCAATTAATGTGGATCAAGGCAGGCCTTTCTTAAcagaattatttgttttataagGTGAGGCAGGCTGCAACAGAATCCTGAAAGCCAAGAATTAGCCTGCCAGAGAAATCTGAAGAGGACTTTTGGAAGTCTCAATGTCTTTGCATAGGCCCAGTGTCTGTCTCTAGTTCCCATGGCAAGGAGATTATCTTTTGTGTCTCTGAGTATCTACGTGTGTCTCTAGTAGTTGGGAATGATTCTTTTCTGGGATGAGAACTTTTTCACTCACtaaaattactttgaattaTGCAAATCCTCTTGCAGAAAGCGCAAGTCTCATTCAGGGAGTGTCACCTGGGAATTATCGGTTCTACCCAGTACTGAAGAGATTGCGGCTAGAGTGCAGCATACAGTGACTGATGTCCTTGATAGGTTCCTCCTGCAGATTTGCAGGGAGCTCAGTGGAGAGTGGCAGGGTCACAGAAGATGTAAAAAGCATGACCTATAGGTTTGTTTAATCTAGAAAGAAATGGCACGGTAATTCTTCCTCCAGTAAGTAAAGAATTGTTACAAACAGTGAGGGCACCAGGGATTCCCAGTTCCAAGTGAGGGAAAGGGCATCAGCATGTTTTACAGCTTGGAAGATTTGTTTTTTCTGGTCAGTGAAAACTTTGTAAAAGTAAGAATAGGTATAAGTTGCCCCAAGCCAGTGTGGAATCTTCTGCAGTGGGAAGTAACATCTTCCACTCTCTGAATGAGATTGCACTTGAATTAGCTgtaaatatgacaaaaaaatgtaatattgtGAGGCAGAACTTAAGGAAACAGATTCCTAAAGATTAGTTGCTCTAGAAACTTCTCACGCTGGCATGTTTTTCTGACTCGATTCCTTTCTGTCCCTTTCTTGTCTGTCTGTTACTCTAGCTATGATGTCCTCTTTGCTTCGGGCCCCGCAGAACTGCTAAAGAAGTTCAAACAAGCCAAGAGCAAGGTGGTCTTCTCAGCAGAGAACTACATCTATCCTGACAGGAGGTTGGAAGCCAAGTACCCTCAGGTGCGAGACGGAAAGCGCTTCCTGGGTTCTGGAGGTAAGGCACAGAACCTGCTTTCCACTCAGAACCTCTCTCAGCTTTTTCCTCCTATTAGAAGGCCTTTGGGAGAAGTAGCAAGGGAAAGTGTGGAAAGTGTCTTTACAGAAGATGGTGTGAACTGAAGCCCTGTGTGTGACTGCCCATGATGGAAAAATTGGCAATGCTCCTGTCTTTGACCTGCAGGAGGGGACGTAGCCATTAATTGCTGGGAGAGGATAGGAAcctgctccctctcccttttcagTGACACCTGTCATTCAAGGTGTGGGTATTTGAGCTTTTCTGATGCTGAATATTACAGGTTTGATCTTGGTGTCATTCCATGTTGGGAAGTGTGGTCTGTATGTGCCTTTGCTGAAAGCTGCTGAATCAGCAGCACAGGGTGGAGTCAGGCTTTGTGTGAAAGAAGTGAGAGTATGTAGGTGCAGGAGAATTAGTCCCCTTTTTGTTTGTGTGCATTGCAACACCTCTTCATACTTACTCCCACAGGCTTCATAGGTTATGCTCCAAACCTGAAGAAGCTTGTGGAGGAGTGGAAAGGGAAGGATGATGACAGTGACCAGCTCTTCTATACAAAGATCTTCCTAGATCCAGAGAAAAGAGTAAGTGTGTCTAGATTTTAGGATGAGGAGGAGTTGCTGCAGAAGCCTTGCTGTTAATCCTCTGTGCAGTATCCCTGCTGACAGTAAAAAGTTAATCACATACATATTGGCCCCTAGTTACTGCTCTGGCATCCTTACATGGAAAAGGCGAGTAGTATTTCTATTTACCCATTGCTCCTCTGAAAATTTGCGTTCTAGCCACTACACCCTTGTTATGTTATTAGCAGGTTTTGTCTTTAAGCTCTCAAAATGGGAACAGGAAAATAGATGTCTTAAAACAAGCCTTACTGGAAGCTCATGCCAGTGTCATGTCTGTATGTGCTGATTGTGTGTGACGGAACTAACCAGCCTCCTCCCGGGGGCTGTAAGACCTAGACTTTAAGTGtgcatcttccctgcagagTGCTGTGCTGACTTAGAGGTGTTCAACCTGACACATGGTGGGGACAGATGAGGCCTGAGTAGATTTGAGGTGATGAAAAGGACAAAGGTTGATGATTTTACCAGAGGAGAGGGACTGTAGGCACCATAGCGGGTGGTCCCGCTGGAATGAAGAGGCTTTCACTGCCTTCAGCAAACGTCTCTAGATCCTGGACTACAAAATCGTCGTTAGCCTCTGTAGCAAGCCACGTAATAGCATACAGAAACCTGGAATGGACCCTGGAAGCATCATTGCCATTCCAGCACCTTGTGGTGGCCAAGTCATCCAGCCCACAGGGTGATTAAACTTTTGTTGTCCCTGCCCAGTTCTGCATTACACAGTGCAGTCTGTCCCTGAGGGGCGCCACAAATGCATGGGAACGGAGAAGTCAAACTGTAACAGTAAAGTCAAGAGGAAGCATTAGAAATAGGAAACTGCTTTCAGACTGATTAGAGAAGGACTTGCGTTTTTTTGAGCAGGGCTggtaaaaaattcagaacagcTGCACTTCTTTACTTCCCCAAATCTGAATATGGCCCGTGAATTTTAACATGAGCAGTTCCTTTAATGTTCCCATCTGCAGTTCTGGCCCCGAGCCACACAAAGGCTGAGTAATTCCACTGACATTCAGACAGCGGATGTTAGCACCCTGCTGTCCTTTCCAGTAATCAATCTTAATAGGTGCCTGGAGGGACGCTGAACTCATATTAAGTCAGAGCTGGATTTTAGTCTGACAAAAATCCAGTCAGAGTGTGACATGCAGCAGGGGataaaaacaaagctttcaCAAGCTGGCCTTGCACCCTTACCGTGTTCTGGTTTGACACTGGTACCTGGGGCAACACTTGTGGTAACACATGCCCTGTGGATAGATCGCAAGAAACGGTCTTCACAGCAGATGTTTTTGTGATCTTGGGACTCCTGCACCTTATATGTATGGTTTATATGATTATGCTGCAAGTCTACTTCATTAATATGATACGTGTTATTATTGGCGCTCCCACAGCAGTCTTCAAATCTTTATTTGCATGGGTTTGCCTAATATAAtgtatttaaattgttttagaAAATGGCAAATTGTCCCAGATTCAAGTGAAAATGAGGATTAGCTGGGAGTGTTTTAGGCTTCAGAGCTTGAAGAGTATGGAAGTGATTATAGGAATGTGGTATATCACACAGCATAGTGTCTCTCACATGTGGATGCCGACTTGTGTTCTGATTTAGATTATTTATCTTGttcttttaaaggaaagtaTCAACATCAGTCTAGACCAAAGAAGTCGGATCTTCCAAAACCTAAATGGAGCATTAGGTGAGATGGAAGAAGGAAGCTCATTTTTCCTTGGGATGCAACTGCATATTGACACCAGAAATAAAGTTGTGGCTGAAGGGATTGAATTTCAGAAATCCCTGCCCTGCAGAATAAGCTTCAGTAAAAAACCCTCTCCCGGAGTTCTGGGATTTGTTTGCAATTCCACTGTGACCAGTTAGGTTCTCACCGCAATTCTCTCTTCATTTGAGGGAATGCAGGTCGGGTTTTCCATCTTACACCTCCTTGCCACTTTGATCTCCAAGCATGTCAGATTGCATTAGCCTTAGGGATTCAAACTGGGAGGGACCTTGGTGCAACCCTGCCTGAGGCTTGTCTGCTTCAGAACTGTGTCTGGAATGTTACAGGAGGCGAGGTGCCTCCAGACTTGTGAGCACTCGTTGACCACACCAGGCTTCTGACCTGACCAGCTGACTGACTGATGTTGCTACTCCTGGCAAAAGTGATTCACTTACTCTGCTGCCTAATATTTGCAGTTTATAGTCTTGCACCGCTCCGTTTCTATTCCAGTCaggtaaaaatattaatgacaGTGTAGTTTTTGGCTCCTGTGCGACAGTGACAGAGCCTGGATCTCTTCTAGTCTGTTTTCCAAAGGGTTTTGTGTGGTTGTATTGAGGAGACGTCTTGGATGACCTCTGCCAGGAGGGTGGACTTCAGTCTGGAGTGAAAAAGAGAGGCAGCAGGTGCATGGAACGCGTAGGTGGGAAGGGCCTGAATCCTCCCTGGCCATCGGCAGCTGTTCTTTGCAGCACAGTTTGTCAATGCCAGTGTTGAAAAACTTTCATCATGGCTTCTGCCAGTTCCCAGTAGAAGGCATATTTGTCAGCCCAGCAAGCTGTACTTTTTGTCCAGCTTCCCAGACATCCTCCTGTCACCTCACAGGATCATTCTGAacactttttctccttccttgatATCGTCTGCAGCCCCTAAACTACTTGTGCATGCTTATCCATGTCCATGCTGTCATCTTTCAACGGTTGTTCAGTAGAAATGAGGCATTGTGCTGCTAATTATTAATAAAAGCCTTCCTCTGATAACATGATGGCAATGTCACTTCCAGATGAGGTAGTCCTGAAGTTTGAAAACTCACGAGTGAGAGCAAGAAACTTGTTATATGACACTCTGCCCGTGGTGATTCATGGAAATGGACCCACAAAGGTAAATGGATGCCCTGAGGGAAGGATTTGGTATGTATTTGTTGCAAAATGACCCTTTAGGCTCAGTGTATGAGGTTATTGTCTTCCCATACACTGACTTACCCTGTGTACGTTTACATTTGAGAAACAAAAAGTGGTCCGGGACCAGAGCAGAAAGGTGGTTCAAAGATCAGTGTGTAATTAGACTGTCAGGCTGTTGTGCTTTTTAGATTCTTCAGTCCAAGAGGAAGGTTAATGCAGTTCTGATGAGATGTGATCGTACACCTGGAGTGGGTCCCCTGCTCTGTAATGCATAACATGGCAAATTgccttttgcagctgcagttgaACTACCTGGGAAACTACATTCCTCAAATATGGACATATGAGACTGGCTGCACTGTGTGTGATGAACGTCTGCGAAGCCTCACAGGGTTTAAGGTAAGGCTGATGTCTATACAAAGCTCTCAAGACAAGTCATATAATCGCAATGTGATCTTATGTGTCTTATGTGGTCGCTGAGCCAGtgcttctctcctcctctcacTGAATATAGGATGAGGCGTTGCCAATGATTCTGATTGGCATTTTCATCGAGCAGCCCACCCCATTCCTCTCTGAGTTTTTCCTACGACTTCGTAACCTTCGTTACCCAAAGCAAAGAATCCAGCTCTTCATTCACAACCATGTAAGTAAATTTGGCCTGTGATGGGCCTAGCAAATGTGGGGAAAATGTACCTATGTGGTACCTTTACAACCCTTTTTAGACTTCCAGTCTCTGTAATCCCAGTACTTATCTGCAAGGGCACCTATAAAGTCACTCCATCCAGCTGCAAATATGTGGAAGTGGGAAGAACTGTTGCTCATCTGGTTTGGCATTTTcaagaacaggaggctgagtaGCCTGGGATGAGCAtctcatctgtttctccttatttttcctttggcatAGGAGCAACATCATTCGATGCAGGTGGAGGCTTTTGTTCAAGAGCATGGCAAAGAATATCTCGCCATCAAAGAGATTGGACCAGATGAAGAGGTGGAGAATGCTGAGGCGCGTAACTTGGGCATGTAAGTGAAGAGCCATGGCTAGCAGAGTCAGCCTGTGTCTGAACTAAGGCAGTCCAATTTTTCTTAGTAACTGGCATTAACTACCCATGCCCATTATATAGTGGGAAAAAGTCAGTCCTGATTCCAGCTCCCTTTCTCTAGTTTCAGAGACTAAGTTCTCACTGGTCCTTTGCTCTGTCAGGAAAGCCCTGTACCTCCTGCCCTCAGCAAGCAGTCTGTATGCCAGTCAGATCACAAAGAATATGCACGTATATCTCTGAAGAGGAGGAGTGTAGTAGTAAAACCACAAGCTAGTGGCAAAGTATGTTCCTGTTTGTGATCGAGAGGTGTGAGTTTGTGCTCAGGTCTGGATTTGGGCCAACCGTAAATGGGAACCTTTTCAGTTTGGGCTGAGGAAACAGTTTGCTAAATGTTGGTTTTGGCTGTGTCTCAGTGTCTGCTCTTGGATACTGAATTGGATGTGCTTGTACTATGCTAGCCCTCCGGGTTGTTACATTAAACAACTTTTCTGAGCATCTAGTAGACAACCTTCAGACTGGAAGGTGAAGGAATTTGTGATGTTCTGTCCCGTGTCTTTACTGTTTCAGGATTTTGTTGTGACTTTTCTTGTTCTCTGGTTATAGGGATTTATGCAGAAAGGATCCTGACTGTGACTATTACTTTAGCCTGGATGCTGAGATAGTCCTGAAGAACAAAGAGACTCTCAGGATCCTGGTAGAACAGAACAAGTGAGTTCTTTGGTCTGAGCAATATTTGCTGATCATCTTTCACACGAGGAATACAGTGAGCCCTTGTATCTCTGAGATGTGTAAGGCACCAGGAGAACCGTGTCAGAGATGGAATGTTAAATACCTCTTATTTGGTCTTTTGTTACTGTAGTTGTAATCCTGGATGTTAGGCAGTGAATGTAAGTCATCCCTAATTTTGTCTTCTTATAGTTGTTAGAACAAAACAGATTCTAAAAAACCTGCTGCAGGATGCAGTGATATAGGAGATTATGACCATATTTGTCCTTTCTTATGTGGAGTTTTATTCCAACAGAGTTAACAGAAGCAGCAACTCTTTAAGTGAGGCAGAATCTAACACTTATGGTTCTGTGGGTTGTagaacttttccttttcttcccatggTAACATCCTGTCCTgcaattcctttttcttttgtgctccCAGGCTGGTGATTGCCCCACTCGTCAGCCGTCATGAGAAGCTGTGGTCGAATTTCTGGGGAGCGCTGAGCCCTGATGGATACTATGCCCGCTCAGAAGATTATGTGGATATTGTTCAAAGGCGGAGGGTGTGAGTATGCAGAGAGAGCTTGTTTTTGATAGAGTCTCTCAAATGTAAAGCTTGCTGCAGCGTATTAGCATCAAACTAACTGatgttaaaaaaacagagagcaaaACTGTCTTTGAGTATAGAAATTGAAAAGGAGTCTCTACTCCCCATTTGTCAACTGCTCTATGTTGTCCCCTGAGCAGAGCTGATAACAGATTTTGGGCAGGTTTTCTTATGATCATAGTACGGGTTTGAGAATCCTGACTGCTGAAATCACTTCTTCTTACTCACGTCATGTTTTCCACCTGTGGACTATAGGTAGTATGATTCTTAAAGTCCTGTGAAGCGCTGTTTAATCTTTATCAGATAGTCTTCAAAAGAACCCAAGTGATCCTTGAATGGAAGATTCACAGAATATAGTTGCTGGTTCATTCATATTCTTGAGGGCCCCTCTTTTTTTAGGCCATTGTATATGTGGCAAATGCTGGAAATCAGCTTATGCGCTTTTGGCTggttctgtttttttaaataactggaaaaataaataacgATTTCTCTGGGAAGAGATTCAAGCCATTAATTATGTCCCTAGCAAAAACACACAGCAGCAATTAATTGCTTTCACAGTGGACTAGTATTTGTGAAGCTTAAAAGCTTTGGCCAATGTAAGTGATTTTTCTTGGCATGACAATTCCTGATGGTATGGTTTCTCCCTCTTGTTCTGAGTTGGCTCACTTAGGCATGCCTGACCATCCTGCCAACTCCAGGAATTTCTGTCTTTGTGGTATTTTAAGTCTTGCTCTCCTACCCCTGTGTTTCAGCGGGCTTTGGAACGTTCCCTACATCAGCAGTGTTTACATGGTTAAAGCCAAGGCTCTGCGGTCAGAGCTTGACCAGGGAGATCTCTTCCACAGTGGCAAGCTGGATGCTGACATGGCTTTCTGCCACAACGTTCGAAATCAGGTCAGttgaggagagagagagaactgcATGCCAGGGTGAAGGTGACAAGATTAAGTAGTTTTGAAGCAGGCAGCTTTGCTGGGGCATGGGACAGGATGAACTGGCATTATTCAGTACTGTGCAGTCATGGAACAGCATGAGATTTCTGCCATGCTGTGTAGCCACATAGAGCCAGGGACCACTAAATGTGggtaacatttctcttcttgggCTGTTCTAAATGGGGTTGACAGAGTGAGAGGGAAGAACCTAatctcacagcagctgctctgctttgcttccAACCCTGGCTCACAGGAGGCACAGACTTAACTGGCTCTGGCTGTAACCTTTCAAACCTCCTCTTATCCAGTGTACAAACTGAACTGAGGGCACACAGGATAAAGAACGAGTAAATGAAAAGCTTGAGCAGAGACATCATCACTTGCGGACTGTCCAGGGCTTATATTTCATAGTAGCTCACAAAAACATGAGGCCTGGAAACAAAGATTCATTGTTTCCTTCTGTCCTGCAGGGAGTCTTTATGTACCTGACTAACCGGCATCAGTTTGGGCACATATTGTCCCTGGAGAACTACCAGACAACTCATCTCCACAACGACCTCTGGCAAATATTCAGCAATCCTGAGGTGAGATAACCTGCATGCTTGGCAGGGCTACCAGTGTGGCATGTGAAGATTTGATGAATAGCTTCACTGATAAGGAAGGTCCAGGCCTTATAATAGCGATGTCTCCCAGGTGGGATGAGGAGCTTAGTTACAGTATGTAAAGACAGTGTTCATGTGGTTCACAACATCTGAATCTTCAAAGCCTGTGAAGTACTGCTCCACGAGTGCCTGGCTTTTCATTACCACTTTAACCAGCCCCTCAGAAATGACTGGTTTGCTTATCTTTTAACTGCAGGACTGGAGAGAAAAGTACATCCATGAAAACTACACGGCAGCTCTGAAAGGGAAATTGGTAGAAATGGTAAGAAAACCTCGCTCTTATGAAACAGAATGGGAGATGAGCATCAGGACAATGCTTGTATCATCACTATTGTCATTCTCGGAAATAAGCAGTTCAGCATGACCTCATAATCTTTCAAACCCAGAGGAAACATTACTTTTAAAGTCTTTCTAGAGCCAAATCATTCGTCTAGAAGTACATTTCCAGCTCTCTTAAGTGGAAGTGGGGCACGTAAATTGGAAGACAAATTTCTATCCTCAATATTTTAGTTACTTTCCACTTACACTGAATCAGCCTACAGTTGGTATAGTCTTATTCCTCTTGCCTCAAGCCCTTGTCCTTGTTTCTGCTGTTCTCACctgtctgctttctgcagccctGCCCAGATGTTTACTGGTTCCCCATATTCACTGACACGGCCTGTGATCATCTGGTGGAAGAAATGGAACACTATGGCCAGTGGTCCACAGGTGACAACACGGTAAGAAAAAGTAGAAGGTTTTTGCAATAGTCTAATTTTGTTCCTGATAAACTCTGTGATTTTTACACTGTTCTGAAatgtgaattaatttttcagggTCCTCTGAAGCTACAGCATTCAGCCCTTCTGATGCTAATATTGCTTACCTTAGGTTTTAATTATTGCTTGAAATGAGTTTTccatcctggaaaaaaaaaaaaagataaataaataaataatgtcaTTATTTATTTGTAGTTATCAGAAACAAGAGCTTTTTCATTCCTGAAGTCCAAGGTTCCCATCCTTATGGGTATTTTTATGTTTCTACTTCAGGACAGCAGAATACAAGGAGGCTATGAGAATGTCCCAACTATTGATATACACATGAACCAAATTGGCTTTGAAAGAGAATGGTATAAGTTTCTTCTGGACTATATTGCACCCATCACAGAGAAACTGTACCCAGGATACTATACCAAGGTATGTACCTTTAGCATCAAAACTCATGGTCGGCTCAGCATCTCCTCCAGTTTTAACTTTGTGAAGAGACTGCTGGATCCTCTATCAAGATGCATTCTGTTTCCCATGATGGAGGAACTGGCCCTGGAGTATTAAGTATACACAGCAGCAAATACACAATTTTCCAATAATATTTTGCTGCCCTATCGCTGCCTTTCTCTCTGAGCAGTGGGATGCGATTTCAATACTgcagcctgctctgcagctcagtAGCCATGGAGTGACATGCACTTTGTTCTCTCTCCTGCAGACGCAGTTTGAGCTGGCCTTCGTAGTTCGCTATAAACCTGACGAGCAGCCCTCTTTAGTGCCTCATCATGATGCTTCTACCTTTACCATTAACATTGCTTTGAACCGAGTTGGAATAGACTATGAGGTAAGTGTTTGCCAGTGTGTCAAGGATGCAGTGCAGCCTTTGGAGCAGTCCAGGTGGCTGAAAACCCTTTCCGTATCcatatctgtttttttctcactaAGGATTGCAAGTAATGACTGGGCTAGGGTAGAAGGAGACTTTTGAATGTGTCATAGGAGATTCCCCAAGCACCTTGTTGCATTTTCGGAAGGGCTGCCAGGAGACTGCAGAGACCATTTCTCTGAGGTGCTTTTACCAAGCTCATATCTCTTATTTTGTTGCCGTAGGGAGGAGGCTGCCGGTTCCTGCGCTACAATTGTTCCATTCGAGCTCCACGGAAAGGGTGGACCCTTATGCATCCAGGACGCCTGACCCACTATCATGAAGGTCTTCCAACCACCAAAGGAACCCGTTACATCGCAGTGTCATTTCTTGACCCCTAGAGCCACGCATCACAGGAAGGAcctttccctggtcctgctcaCTGCTGACTTTGAGTGGAAACAGGGAATGCCTGCTGAAATTTTCTAAGGCATTGATTGATCAAAGCTATTTGGATATTGATTTTTAACCGTATTTTAAGACTCTACTACTGGAAGGTCTCCCTCTCTGATACCGCAGGCAATCTCTATGAATATTGCTGTAGAATTTGGAAGGAGATTTTGTGCCTTTGTTTTTGATTCTGCTCCTCATCCGCTGTTTTTTGGAAATGCGGTTTACTTGAACCTTCACTGATAGGTTGGCTttacaaaaatgctttcttgGACTGTAAATCCAGCTTTTTTGGAGGCAAATCAGAAGCTCCGAGTAGCTGGAAACCCATTTTCATCCACAGCATACACAGGACTGGACATTAGACAATAATTCCTAGATACTGTTCCAAATATAAACCAATCAGGGAGCTGACTCCAGGAGTCATAACAGTTAAATGTCATAGCAGATGAAACTCAGTAGTAAGAGCTTGAAGATCATCTGATTCCTTACCTCTTTACAGGCCTTGGAAGCATATCACAAAgttcaaagcagcagcagtggtgaTATAGGTGCTTACTCCTGACTAAAGGAAGATCTGCTAGTGATATCTTACCTCTGGGATTAGACTGAAGAGATAAGGTAGCCTTTCTGTCTTCTATTACTACAGCTACAAGGAGGACGCATCCCTAGACACGGTCAGACCAGTTTGGTAGAGAAAACCTAAGAAAGGGAAGGCTGAGCACAACTAGATCAGTCAGGAGGGCTTCACTGCTGAACTGTCTCTCTTCTATCCCATGTTAATACTGTCAAAAGCTCTAATCTGTCTACGGATAACAACCCAGAGGTCCCAGTGGTCTTTGGTGGCCTCATTCCAGTTTTCAGAGATTgtttaaatagtttttattttcgCATCTAATTTGAATGGGCCATCAAAGAGCTATTCTCTGGTACTTAGAGGAAATAATTATTCAGCGTTTCAATTATTTCAGATTCTAAACCAAAACACTCCACTGCAGATGCTTCTCCAGTGGGGTCTAGGCTGATAGAAATGAGTGGTCGGAAAGTGCTGAGAGATTGTGGTGAACTGGTATGTGTAAAAATCCATCTACGCTGGACCCATGGTTCGAGAGGAAAGCGGGAGAAGCCTCTTCTGCTGTTGCCTGCAagatagtgtttgataggaatggttggactcgatgatccggtgggtctcttccaacctggttattctatgattctatgattctatgatagaatagaatcatagaatggtttgggttggaagggaccatgaaggtcatctcaGTCCAACCCCtggcagtgagcagggacatcttcaaccagatgaggttgctcatagccccatccaacctggccttgaatgtttccagggatggggcagccatctCCTCTCTGGTGGTAGATACCTGCCCCGCTCACCATATGCACTGCTGTGCTCTGGGTCTGCCAGACTACCGTGTTCCACAAGCAGTAAATTCACATCACCATTGTCCTTGGGGAAAGAACAATCTTCTTAGAAGCTGAGGCACAGGGAACTGCAGGTAGGAGAGCCTTGGATGTTTCAGTTCTGGCAGGGAGCTTTGCAGCCTTTGAATGGACCTGGGGAAGCCCACACAGCTTTGCCCACTGCTTCCCGTGTGCTTTTTAGGTTGATTTGAATCCACGCGGCGCCCGCCCAGAGGAAAATTTCAGGCGGGGACAATCTGTTTGGAAAGTGAAACCGTAATAAATCTTGTTGGGTGAAACCTAGAGCTCTTTGTTGCCCTGCGAAGGGAtcggggggcgcgggggcgaAGGCGGCGAAGCGGCATCTGTATTTACTCTGCTGGGTGGGGTTACATGTAATTTTGCGGTGTCTCTGCTGGTGCCAGgcgtagaatcatggaaacactagattggaaaagaccttcttggatcatcgagtccaaccattcctatctgccactaaaccatgtccctgagcacctcgtctacccgtcttctaaacacctcgagggatggcgactccaccCCGGCCCCGGGCTGCGGGTGGTAGTGCTCCACGGGCCTTTGAGCATGGGCCCCGCGGTGGGGGCGGTGCCTTGAGCCCCGGGAGAGCCCGCCCCGAGCCCCGGGAGCGCCCGCCCCGCGCTGCGCGATGACGGAGGCGCCGCGCCCGCAGTGACGCTGCGCAGGGTAGACATGGCGGCCGCGCCGGGGCCGCGCTGAAGGTGAGAgcggggagagagggagggagggagtgaATGAGAGGGGGTAGGGGGGGCGTGGGAAAGAGGGTGAGTGAGTGAATGGAGGGGGGCGTGGGAAAgagagtgagtgagtgagtgagtgagtgaatGGGGGGGGAGTGGGAAAGAGGGTGAGTGAATGGGGGAGGGCGTGGGAAAGAGGGTGAGTGAGTGAATGAGGGGGGGGCGTGGGAAAGGGTGAGTGAGTGAATGGGGGGGGCGTGGGAAAGAGGGTGAGTGAGTGAATGGGGGAGGGCGTGGGAAAGAGGGTGAGTGAGTGAATGGGGGGGGCGTGGGAAAGAGGGTGAGTGAGTGAATGAGGGGGGGGCGTGGGAAAGGGTGAGTGAGTGAATGGGggggaggtgtttgggggggtggtttgtgcatgtgtgtgtctgtgtgtcggGGAGGGTGGTCTGTATGTCTGTCTGCGGTGATGTCTGTGTGGCTGGCTGTGCTTGGGGTTGGATAGTCTGTCTGTTTGGGTGGTGATGTCTGTGTGTCTGGCTGTCCTTGGGGTTGGATGGTCTGTATGTCTGTCTGGGTGGtgatgtctgtgtgtc
Encoded proteins:
- the PLOD1 gene encoding procollagen-lysine,2-oxoglutarate 5-dioxygenase 1 codes for the protein MVPAAGLLLPWALLGAALGAASQPEEDLLVLTVATKETEGFQRFRRSAEFFNYKIQVLGLDEEWQGGDDKKPAGGGQKVRLLKSALKQYADKEDLIILFIESYDVLFASGPAELLKKFKQAKSKVVFSAENYIYPDRRLEAKYPQVRDGKRFLGSGGFIGYAPNLKKLVEEWKGKDDDSDQLFYTKIFLDPEKRESINISLDQRSRIFQNLNGALDEVVLKFENSRVRARNLLYDTLPVVIHGNGPTKLQLNYLGNYIPQIWTYETGCTVCDERLRSLTGFKDEALPMILIGIFIEQPTPFLSEFFLRLRNLRYPKQRIQLFIHNHEQHHSMQVEAFVQEHGKEYLAIKEIGPDEEVENAEARNLGMDLCRKDPDCDYYFSLDAEIVLKNKETLRILVEQNKLVIAPLVSRHEKLWSNFWGALSPDGYYARSEDYVDIVQRRRVGLWNVPYISSVYMVKAKALRSELDQGDLFHSGKLDADMAFCHNVRNQGVFMYLTNRHQFGHILSLENYQTTHLHNDLWQIFSNPEDWREKYIHENYTAALKGKLVEMPCPDVYWFPIFTDTACDHLVEEMEHYGQWSTGDNTDSRIQGGYENVPTIDIHMNQIGFEREWYKFLLDYIAPITEKLYPGYYTKTQFELAFVVRYKPDEQPSLVPHHDASTFTINIALNRVGIDYEGGGCRFLRYNCSIRAPRKGWTLMHPGRLTHYHEGLPTTKGTRYIAVSFLDP